In a single window of the Streptomyces sp. NBC_00353 genome:
- a CDS encoding HAMP domain-containing sensor histidine kinase, whose translation MTGPLHRIRALPLRSRLAMLVATAVAVAVAAVALACWLTTRDRLIEQLDSSLQQVRPSGADVDVLTRACAEPDGVRILPTPYTLQLVLATSTTPCTQPEKSPIPVQLADRAVAAGVRTDAVHTTEAKDGTEMRVYTSTVHGPGSQPGIAVSVALPMKQVTDPLDQLALVLLSVSGIGVIGAGAAGLWVARTGLRPVDELTEAVEHVARTEDLTLRIPVEGEDEIARLSRSFNSMTAALATSRDRQAQLIADAGHELRTPLTSLRTNVELLARSEETGRPIPPDDRRALMKSVTAQMTELASLIGDLQELARPDAAQPGPLQVVGLHDIASAALERARLRGPELTITADLEPWYVRAEPGALERAVVNVLDNAVKFSPQHGTIAVALHGGELTVTDQGPGIPEEELPYVFERFWRSPSARQLPGSGLGLSIVARTVQQAGGEIVLRPASTGGTEASIRLPGAPQPPPEFS comes from the coding sequence GTGACGGGCCCGCTGCACCGGATCCGCGCGCTGCCGCTGCGCTCCCGGCTGGCGATGCTGGTCGCGACCGCCGTGGCGGTCGCGGTGGCGGCGGTGGCCCTGGCCTGCTGGCTGACCACGCGGGACCGGCTGATCGAGCAGCTCGACTCGAGCCTGCAACAGGTCCGTCCCAGTGGGGCCGACGTCGACGTTCTCACGCGGGCCTGCGCCGAGCCGGACGGAGTCCGGATCCTGCCCACGCCCTACACGCTCCAGCTGGTGCTGGCGACGAGTACGACGCCCTGCACCCAGCCGGAGAAGTCCCCGATCCCGGTGCAGCTCGCCGACCGGGCCGTAGCCGCCGGGGTGCGGACCGACGCGGTGCACACCACCGAGGCGAAGGACGGCACCGAGATGCGCGTCTACACCTCGACCGTTCACGGTCCGGGAAGTCAGCCCGGGATCGCCGTATCCGTGGCCCTGCCCATGAAACAGGTCACCGACCCCCTCGACCAGCTGGCGCTCGTCCTCCTCTCCGTCTCCGGCATCGGTGTCATCGGCGCGGGCGCCGCCGGGCTGTGGGTCGCCCGCACCGGCCTGCGCCCCGTCGACGAGCTCACCGAGGCCGTCGAGCATGTCGCCCGCACCGAGGACCTCACACTCCGCATCCCGGTCGAGGGCGAGGACGAGATCGCCCGGCTGTCCCGCTCCTTCAACTCGATGACTGCCGCCCTCGCCACCTCCCGCGACCGGCAGGCGCAGCTGATCGCGGACGCCGGGCACGAGCTGCGCACGCCGCTGACCTCGTTGCGTACGAACGTGGAACTGCTCGCCCGCAGCGAGGAGACCGGCCGGCCGATCCCGCCGGACGACCGCAGGGCGCTGATGAAGTCGGTCACGGCGCAGATGACCGAGCTGGCGTCGCTCATCGGCGACCTTCAGGAACTGGCCCGCCCGGACGCGGCCCAGCCCGGCCCGCTCCAGGTCGTCGGCCTGCACGACATCGCCTCGGCCGCGCTGGAGCGGGCACGGCTCCGCGGCCCGGAGCTGACCATCACCGCGGACCTCGAACCCTGGTACGTACGGGCCGAGCCGGGGGCACTGGAGCGGGCGGTCGTCAACGTCCTCGACAACGCCGTGAAGTTCAGCCCGCAGCACGGCACGATCGCCGTGGCCCTGCACGGCGGGGAGCTGACCGTGACGGACCAGGGCCCGGGCATCCCCGAAGAGGAACTCCCGTACGTCTTCGAACGCTTCTGGCGCTCGCCGTCCGCCCGCCAGCTGCCGGGCTCGGGGCTGGGCCTGTCGATCGTGGCGCGCACGGTCCAGCAGGCGGGCGGCGAGATCGTCCTGCGCCCGGCGTCGACCGGTGGCACTGAGGCCTCGATCCGCCTGCCGGGCGCCCCGCAGCCGCCGCCGGAGTTTTCCTGA
- a CDS encoding response regulator transcription factor — MSPAEDDPQRILIVDDEPAVREALQRSLAFEGYGTLVAVDGIDALAKAESYAPDLIVLDIQMPRMDGLTAARRIRSTGATTPILMLTARDTVGDRVTGLDAGADDYLVKPFELDELFARIRALLRRSSYAAAAGGDVPDDNVLSFADLRMDLATREVTRGSRRVELTRTEFTLLEMFLAHPRQVLTREQILKAVWGFDFEPSSNSLDVYVMYLRRKTEAGGEPRLVHTVRGVGYALRAGGGDG; from the coding sequence ATGAGTCCCGCCGAAGACGATCCGCAGCGCATCCTGATCGTCGACGACGAGCCGGCCGTGCGCGAGGCCCTGCAGCGCAGTCTCGCCTTCGAGGGATACGGCACGCTGGTCGCCGTCGACGGAATCGACGCGCTGGCCAAGGCGGAGTCGTACGCCCCCGATCTGATCGTCCTCGACATCCAGATGCCGCGGATGGACGGCCTGACCGCCGCCCGCCGCATCCGTTCCACCGGCGCCACCACACCCATCCTGATGCTCACCGCCCGCGACACCGTCGGCGACCGCGTCACCGGGCTCGACGCCGGCGCCGACGACTATCTGGTCAAGCCCTTCGAACTGGACGAGCTCTTCGCCCGCATCCGGGCCCTGCTGCGCCGCAGCTCGTACGCGGCCGCGGCGGGCGGCGACGTCCCCGACGACAATGTGCTGTCCTTCGCCGATCTGCGGATGGACCTCGCCACCCGCGAGGTCACCCGCGGCTCGCGCCGCGTCGAGCTGACCCGGACCGAATTCACCCTGCTGGAGATGTTCCTGGCCCACCCGCGGCAGGTGCTGACCCGCGAGCAGATCCTGAAGGCGGTCTGGGGCTTCGACTTCGAACCGAGCTCCAACTCCCTGGACGTGTACGTGATGTACCTGCGCCGCAAGACGGAAGCGGGCGGTGAACCGCGGCTCGTGCACACGGTGCGGGGCGTCGGGTACGCGCTGCGGGCCGGCGGGGGTGACGGGTGA
- a CDS encoding S1C family serine protease has product MTESQRPSGEYPMYPSYGNGDAAYPPPPAHQPAQPISTGPGTTVWPGSGGAGHGGGDGYGSFGQGLPQPAPQPSGHKRRAKRPVALLAAVAVAAAVVGGVTATAVGQFTGTGSSGTDSSSVVSGTTVSQSSAGTVAGVAKAVSPTIVEIGATSTAGESTGSGVIITSDGEIVTNNHVIAGASSIKVTLSTGRTYTAKVVGTDADKDLALIDLEGASGLKTATLGDSSGIKVGDQVVAIGSPEGLTGTVTSGIVSALNRDVTVAKDSEDGQGQGQQGGGSDWPFEFGGRQFNGDTGNSTTTYKAIQTDASLNPGNSGGALINMNGEIIGINSAMYNASSSGGSSSSGAGSVGLGFAIPVNTLKADLDTLRAGNGS; this is encoded by the coding sequence ATGACTGAGAGCCAGCGCCCGAGCGGCGAGTACCCGATGTACCCCTCGTACGGCAACGGCGACGCGGCCTACCCGCCGCCGCCTGCGCACCAGCCCGCGCAGCCGATCTCCACGGGCCCCGGAACGACCGTGTGGCCCGGCAGCGGCGGCGCCGGCCACGGTGGTGGCGACGGCTACGGCAGCTTCGGTCAGGGGCTGCCGCAGCCCGCCCCCCAGCCGTCCGGGCACAAGCGCCGGGCCAAGCGGCCGGTCGCCCTGCTGGCAGCCGTGGCCGTCGCGGCGGCGGTCGTCGGCGGTGTCACCGCCACCGCCGTCGGTCAGTTCACCGGCACCGGTTCCAGCGGCACCGACAGCAGCTCGGTGGTCAGCGGCACGACCGTCTCGCAGAGCAGCGCGGGCACCGTCGCCGGTGTCGCGAAGGCGGTGTCGCCGACGATCGTCGAGATCGGTGCGACGTCGACCGCGGGCGAGTCCACCGGCTCCGGCGTGATCATCACGTCCGACGGTGAGATCGTCACCAACAACCACGTCATCGCGGGCGCCTCGTCGATCAAGGTGACGCTGAGCACCGGCAGGACGTACACCGCGAAGGTCGTCGGCACCGACGCCGACAAGGACCTGGCGCTGATCGATCTGGAAGGCGCCAGCGGGCTGAAGACGGCCACGCTCGGCGACTCCTCCGGGATCAAGGTCGGCGACCAGGTCGTCGCGATCGGCTCGCCCGAGGGCCTCACCGGCACCGTCACCAGCGGCATCGTCTCCGCGCTGAACCGTGATGTCACCGTCGCCAAGGACAGTGAGGACGGTCAGGGGCAGGGGCAGCAGGGCGGCGGCAGTGACTGGCCGTTCGAGTTCGGCGGACGACAGTTCAACGGCGACACCGGCAACTCCACCACCACGTACAAGGCCATCCAGACCGACGCCTCGCTCAACCCCGGCAACTCCGGCGGTGCGCTCATCAACATGAACGGCGAGATCATCGGCATCAACTCCGCTATGTACAACGCGAGTTCGTCCGGTGGATCGAGCAGCTCCGGCGCGGGCAGCGTGGGTCTCGGCTTCGCCATCCCGGTGAACACGCTCAAGGCCGACCTGGACACACTGCGGGCCGGCAACGGCTCCTGA
- a CDS encoding LacI family DNA-binding transcriptional regulator produces the protein MAKVTRDDVARLAGTSTAVVSYVINNGPRPVAPATRERVLGAIKELGYRPDRVAQAMASRRTDLIGMIVPDARQPFFAEMAHAVEQAAAERGKMVLVGNSDYRDEREVHYLRAFLGMRVSGLILVSQGPSERAAAEIEAWDARVVLLHERPEAIDDVAVVTDDIGGAQLATRHLLEHGNAYVACLGGMETTPAVGDPVADHVEGWRRAMHESGRSTEGRLFQAPYNRYDAYRVALGLLAGPDRPPAIFCSTDDQAIGVLRAARELRIDVPGELAVAGFDDVKEAGLTDPPLTTISSDRPAMARAAVDLVLDDSLRVSGSRRERLKQFPSALVVRQSCGCGEPAAGQGR, from the coding sequence GTGGCCAAGGTGACGCGGGACGATGTGGCGAGACTGGCGGGGACGTCGACCGCGGTCGTCAGCTACGTCATCAACAACGGACCCCGGCCGGTCGCCCCGGCCACGCGCGAGCGGGTACTCGGCGCGATCAAAGAGCTGGGTTACCGGCCCGACCGGGTCGCGCAGGCGATGGCTTCGCGGCGGACCGATCTCATAGGAATGATCGTTCCGGACGCCCGGCAGCCGTTCTTCGCAGAGATGGCGCACGCCGTCGAACAGGCCGCGGCCGAGCGCGGCAAAATGGTCCTCGTCGGCAACTCCGACTACCGCGACGAACGCGAGGTCCATTACCTGCGGGCCTTCCTCGGAATGCGGGTCTCCGGGCTGATCCTGGTCAGCCAGGGCCCCAGCGAGCGGGCGGCGGCCGAGATAGAGGCGTGGGACGCGCGGGTCGTGCTGCTGCACGAGCGGCCGGAGGCGATCGACGACGTCGCGGTCGTCACGGACGACATCGGCGGCGCACAGCTGGCCACCCGGCACCTGCTCGAACACGGCAACGCGTACGTGGCGTGCCTCGGCGGCATGGAGACGACCCCGGCGGTCGGCGACCCGGTCGCCGACCACGTCGAGGGCTGGCGGCGGGCGATGCACGAGTCGGGACGGTCGACGGAGGGCCGGCTCTTCCAGGCCCCGTACAACCGTTACGACGCCTACCGGGTGGCGCTCGGGCTGCTCGCCGGCCCGGACCGCCCGCCGGCGATCTTCTGCTCGACGGACGACCAGGCCATCGGGGTGCTGCGGGCTGCGCGCGAACTGCGGATCGATGTGCCCGGGGAGCTCGCGGTGGCGGGCTTCGACGACGTGAAGGAAGCGGGTCTGACCGATCCGCCGCTGACCACGATCTCTTCGGACCGCCCGGCGATGGCACGGGCCGCGGTGGACCTGGTGCTCGACGACTCGCTGCGGGTGTCGGGGTCCCGGCGGGAGCGGCTCAAGCAGTTCCCGTCGGCGCTGGTGGTGCGGCAATCGTGCGGGTGCGGGGAGCCGGCGGCCGGTCAGGGGCGGTAG
- a CDS encoding response regulator transcription factor, with translation MSSLLLLTNALQPSTEVLPALGLLLHSVRVAPAEGPALVDTPGADVILVDGRRDLPQVRSLCQLLRSTGPGCPLILVVTEGGLAAVTADWGIDDVLLDTAGPAEVEARLRLATGRQQLTSDDSPMEIRNGDLSVDEATYSAKLKGRVLDLTFKEFELLKYLAQHPGRVFTRAQLLQEVWGYDYFGGTRTVDVHVRRLRAKLGPEHESLIGTVRNVGYRFVAPEKVERAAGEAKAQAAERTAAAAPAEPVTRPGHSEVAEVTEEAPVRPAKR, from the coding sequence ATGAGTTCACTGCTGCTTCTGACGAATGCCCTCCAGCCGTCGACGGAGGTGCTTCCCGCCCTCGGTCTGCTTCTGCACAGCGTGCGGGTGGCCCCCGCCGAAGGACCCGCTCTCGTCGACACCCCCGGTGCCGACGTCATCCTGGTGGACGGCCGCCGCGACCTGCCGCAGGTGCGGTCGCTGTGCCAGCTGCTGCGGTCCACCGGACCGGGCTGCCCGCTGATCCTCGTCGTGACGGAGGGCGGTCTCGCGGCCGTCACCGCCGACTGGGGCATCGACGACGTGCTGCTGGACACGGCGGGACCGGCCGAGGTGGAGGCCCGGCTGCGGCTCGCCACCGGCCGGCAGCAGCTCACCTCCGACGACTCCCCGATGGAGATCCGCAACGGCGACCTGTCGGTCGACGAGGCGACGTACAGCGCGAAGCTGAAGGGCCGGGTCCTCGACCTGACCTTCAAGGAATTCGAACTCCTCAAGTACCTCGCGCAGCACCCGGGACGGGTCTTCACCCGCGCCCAGCTGCTCCAGGAGGTCTGGGGCTACGACTACTTCGGCGGTACGCGGACGGTCGACGTCCATGTCCGGCGGCTGCGCGCCAAGCTCGGCCCCGAGCACGAGTCGCTGATCGGCACGGTCCGCAACGTCGGCTACCGCTTCGTCGCACCGGAAAAGGTGGAGCGTGCGGCCGGCGAGGCCAAGGCCCAGGCGGCGGAGAGGACTGCGGCGGCCGCACCGGCCGAACCCGTCACCCGTCCGGGGCACTCGGAGGTAGCCGAGGTCACGGAAGAAGCCCCGGTCCGGCCTGCCAAGAGGTAG
- a CDS encoding alpha/beta hydrolase family protein: MSSVSESSFRSSSVCLITPGARRTTLRTDDGLSIEAVYEPCTAGAGPAADPAAADTAIVVAHGFTGSVDRPAVRRAAGVFSQRAAVVTFSFRGHGGSGGRSTVGDREVLDLAAAVAWARSLGHRRVVTVGFSMGGSVVLRHGALYTAPGTTAATEQLPRTVPAHGGRTEAHADAVVAVSAPARWYYRGTAPMRRLHWVVTRPTGRLVGRYGFRTRIDHKEWNPVPLSPVDSVPLIAPAPLLIVHGDKDPYFPLDHPRMLVDAAQGRAELWLERGMGHAENAADENLLTRIADWSVAA; encoded by the coding sequence ATGAGTTCTGTGTCCGAGAGTTCGTTTCGGAGTTCTTCTGTTTGCTTGATCACCCCGGGAGCCCGGCGTACGACATTGCGGACGGATGACGGGCTGTCGATCGAGGCGGTGTACGAACCGTGTACGGCCGGTGCCGGACCTGCCGCCGACCCGGCCGCCGCCGATACGGCGATCGTGGTCGCGCACGGTTTCACCGGATCGGTGGACCGGCCCGCCGTGCGGCGCGCGGCGGGTGTGTTTTCCCAGCGTGCGGCCGTGGTCACGTTCTCCTTCCGGGGGCACGGGGGGTCCGGCGGCCGGTCGACGGTGGGTGACCGCGAGGTGCTGGACCTGGCCGCCGCGGTGGCCTGGGCGCGCTCCCTCGGGCACCGCCGGGTGGTTACGGTCGGATTCTCGATGGGTGGTTCTGTAGTGCTTCGGCACGGCGCGCTGTATACGGCACCGGGCACGACTGCGGCCACGGAACAGCTGCCCCGTACGGTTCCCGCGCACGGGGGGCGCACAGAAGCGCACGCGGATGCAGTGGTTGCTGTGAGTGCTCCCGCCCGTTGGTACTACCGGGGTACGGCTCCGATGCGACGTCTGCACTGGGTGGTGACCCGGCCCACCGGCCGGCTGGTCGGCCGGTACGGATTCCGCACGCGGATCGACCACAAGGAGTGGAACCCCGTGCCGCTCTCCCCGGTCGATTCGGTCCCGCTCATCGCCCCGGCCCCGCTGCTGATCGTGCACGGCGACAAGGACCCGTACTTCCCGCTCGACCACCCGAGAATGCTGGTGGACGCGGCACAGGGCCGCGCCGAGCTGTGGCTGGAGCGGGGCATGGGGCACGCCGAGAACGCAGCGGACGAGAACTTGCTCACCCGTATCGCGGACTGGTCGGTCGCCGCGTGA
- a CDS encoding MoaD/ThiS family protein, whose product MPAGTIRYWAAAKAAAGTAEEPYAAATLAEALDAVRERHPGELTRVLQRCSFLIDGDPVGTRGHETVRLAEGGTVEVLPPFAGG is encoded by the coding sequence ATGCCAGCGGGAACGATCCGCTACTGGGCCGCCGCCAAGGCGGCCGCCGGAACCGCGGAGGAGCCGTACGCGGCTGCGACGCTCGCCGAGGCGCTCGACGCGGTGCGTGAGCGGCACCCCGGTGAGCTCACCCGAGTGCTGCAACGGTGCTCGTTCCTGATCGACGGTGACCCCGTCGGGACCCGCGGCCATGAGACCGTACGCCTTGCCGAGGGCGGCACGGTCGAGGTGCTCCCGCCGTTCGCAGGAGGGTGA
- a CDS encoding LmeA family phospholipid-binding protein: protein MRALRILLVMVVVLGGIFIAVDRAAVYFAESEAEGRVEISGSTVDSTDISIKGFPFLTQVAGSALDEVDIKLTGIETDAGGRRIRISEMNAELHDVTLADGFSSATAARATGTATVSYEDLTHAADDGVVVQYGGNGKVKVTGAVEILGRTLTRSVTSTVTLVDGHTIRVHADKVPGEGIPGLEGLVRRKTDFEREIGALPNGLKLQRIEPTKTGLEISVTGSDIPLGG, encoded by the coding sequence ATGCGCGCACTGCGAATACTGCTGGTCATGGTGGTGGTGCTGGGCGGCATCTTCATCGCCGTCGACCGGGCGGCGGTGTACTTCGCCGAGTCGGAGGCCGAGGGCAGGGTCGAGATCAGCGGCTCCACGGTCGACTCGACGGACATCTCCATCAAGGGTTTCCCGTTTCTGACGCAGGTCGCCGGATCCGCGCTCGACGAGGTCGACATCAAGCTCACCGGCATCGAGACCGACGCCGGCGGCCGCAGGATCCGGATCAGCGAGATGAACGCCGAACTCCACGACGTCACGCTGGCCGACGGCTTCTCCAGCGCCACCGCCGCCCGGGCCACCGGCACGGCGACCGTCTCGTACGAGGACCTGACGCACGCGGCCGACGACGGCGTCGTCGTCCAGTACGGGGGCAACGGCAAGGTGAAGGTGACCGGCGCCGTCGAGATCCTCGGCCGCACGCTCACGCGCAGCGTGACCTCCACCGTCACCCTGGTCGACGGCCACACCATCCGGGTGCACGCGGACAAGGTGCCGGGTGAAGGCATCCCCGGCCTCGAGGGCCTGGTGCGCAGGAAAACCGACTTCGAGCGGGAGATCGGGGCCCTGCCGAACGGCCTGAAGCTGCAGAGGATCGAGCCGACGAAGACAGGCCTGGAGATCTCCGTGACGGGCTCGGACATCCCGCTCGGCGGATAG
- a CDS encoding sulfurtransferase, with translation MSRSDVLVDADWVEAHIDDPKVALVEVDEDTSAYEKNHIKNAIRIDWTKDLQDPVRRDFIDQAGFEKLLSEKGIGNDTTVVLYGGNNNWFASYAFWYFKLYGHQDVRLLDGGRKKWELDSRDLVDGDQIPSRPATEYKAKAQDESIRAYRDDVVAAIGNQNLVDVRSPDEFSGKLLAPAHLPQEQSQRPGHVPSARNIPWSKNANDDGTFKSDEELKALYEAEQVDLAKDTIAYCRIGERSALTWFVLHQLLGVENVKNYDGSWTEYGSLVGVPIELGANK, from the coding sequence ATGAGCCGCAGTGACGTCCTGGTAGACGCCGACTGGGTCGAGGCCCACATCGACGACCCGAAGGTCGCCCTCGTCGAGGTCGACGAGGACACCTCGGCATACGAGAAGAACCACATCAAGAACGCCATCCGGATCGACTGGACCAAGGACCTCCAGGACCCGGTCCGCCGTGACTTCATCGACCAGGCCGGCTTCGAGAAGCTGCTGTCCGAGAAGGGCATCGGGAACGACACCACGGTCGTCCTCTACGGCGGCAACAACAACTGGTTCGCGTCCTACGCGTTCTGGTACTTCAAGCTCTACGGTCACCAGGACGTCCGCCTGCTCGACGGCGGCCGCAAGAAGTGGGAGCTGGACTCCCGCGACCTGGTCGACGGCGACCAGATCCCGTCCCGCCCGGCCACCGAGTACAAGGCCAAGGCCCAGGACGAGTCGATCCGCGCCTACCGCGACGACGTCGTGGCCGCGATCGGCAACCAGAACCTGGTCGACGTGCGTTCGCCCGACGAGTTCAGCGGCAAGCTGCTCGCCCCGGCGCACCTCCCGCAGGAGCAGTCGCAGCGCCCCGGCCACGTGCCGAGCGCCCGCAACATCCCGTGGTCGAAGAACGCCAACGACGACGGCACGTTCAAGTCGGACGAAGAGCTCAAGGCCCTCTACGAGGCCGAGCAGGTCGACCTGGCGAAGGACACCATCGCGTACTGCCGCATCGGTGAGCGTTCCGCGCTCACGTGGTTCGTGCTGCACCAGCTGCTCGGAGTCGAGAACGTCAAGAACTACGACGGCTCCTGGACCGAGTACGGCTCCCTCGTGGGTGTGCCGATCGAGCTCGGCGCCAACAAGTAA
- a CDS encoding DUF1416 domain-containing protein → MCGAKAGGPDASTIKPGETTIQGSVTRDGEPVTGYVRLLDSTGEFTAEVPTSATGQFRFYAAEGTWTVRALVPGGSADRTVVAQTGGLSEVAIAV, encoded by the coding sequence ATGTGTGGAGCAAAGGCCGGCGGCCCCGACGCTTCGACCATCAAGCCCGGTGAGACCACCATCCAGGGCAGCGTGACCCGCGACGGCGAGCCCGTCACCGGCTACGTCCGCCTCCTGGACTCGACCGGCGAGTTCACCGCGGAGGTCCCGACCTCGGCGACCGGGCAGTTCCGCTTCTACGCGGCCGAGGGCACCTGGACGGTACGCGCCCTCGTCCCGGGCGGAAGCGCCGACCGCACAGTCGTCGCACAGACCGGTGGCCTCTCCGAGGTGGCCATCGCCGTCTGA
- a CDS encoding DUF3099 domain-containing protein — protein MYARRRRSYFLLMGGCIVLFVSAWAVVRLWSMPVAIGMCVVAMVIPPIAAMVANRRGPEDRWWDDPSGDPKSDEWWDELDGKKRQ, from the coding sequence ATGTACGCCCGGCGCCGTCGCAGCTATTTCCTGCTGATGGGCGGATGCATCGTTCTGTTCGTGTCCGCCTGGGCCGTCGTACGGCTCTGGTCGATGCCCGTCGCCATAGGAATGTGCGTGGTCGCCATGGTCATCCCGCCGATCGCGGCGATGGTCGCCAACCGGCGGGGACCGGAGGACCGCTGGTGGGACGACCCCTCGGGCGACCCGAAGTCGGACGAGTGGTGGGACGAGCTCGACGGCAAGAAGCGCCAGTAG
- a CDS encoding DsrE family protein, with translation MQKKLVIKVTAGADSPERCSQAFTVAAVAVASGVEVSLWLTGESSWFALPGRAAEFELPHAAPLPDLIESIQAAGLITLCTQCAARRDITENDVLEGVRIAGAQVFVSEIMADGVQALVY, from the coding sequence ATGCAGAAGAAGCTCGTGATCAAGGTGACCGCAGGTGCCGACTCCCCCGAGCGCTGCTCACAGGCGTTCACGGTGGCGGCGGTCGCCGTCGCCAGCGGTGTGGAGGTCTCGCTCTGGCTGACCGGCGAATCCTCGTGGTTCGCCCTGCCGGGCCGCGCCGCCGAGTTCGAACTGCCGCACGCCGCACCGCTGCCTGATCTGATCGAGTCGATTCAGGCGGCCGGCCTGATCACCCTCTGCACGCAGTGCGCCGCGCGTCGCGACATCACCGAGAACGATGTCCTCGAAGGCGTACGGATCGCGGGCGCCCAGGTCTTCGTCAGCGAGATCATGGCCGACGGCGTCCAGGCCCTCGTCTACTGA
- a CDS encoding FABP family protein → MIEIPSDLHPDLVPLAFLLGNWTGAGVSDFPGAEKCNFGQEVSFSHDGRDFLEYASHSWVLDAEGNKVKPLESESGYWRVDKDRKVEVVMVRDQGVIEIWYGELAHQKPQIDLVTDAVARTAASGPYNGGKRLYGYVNSDLMWVGEKATPEVELRPYMSAHLKKVVTPEEVEKMAKGLGDLPDDGIAFFK, encoded by the coding sequence ATGATCGAGATCCCGTCCGACCTCCACCCGGACCTCGTCCCGCTTGCCTTCCTGCTCGGCAACTGGACGGGCGCGGGCGTGTCCGACTTCCCCGGCGCCGAGAAGTGCAACTTCGGCCAGGAAGTCTCCTTCAGCCACGACGGCCGGGACTTCCTGGAATACGCCTCGCACTCCTGGGTGCTCGACGCCGAGGGCAACAAGGTCAAGCCGCTGGAGTCCGAGTCCGGCTACTGGCGCGTCGACAAGGACCGCAAGGTCGAGGTCGTCATGGTCCGCGACCAGGGCGTCATCGAGATCTGGTACGGCGAGCTCGCCCACCAGAAGCCGCAGATCGACCTGGTCACCGACGCGGTGGCCCGGACCGCGGCCTCCGGCCCGTACAACGGTGGCAAGCGGCTCTACGGCTATGTGAACAGCGACCTGATGTGGGTCGGCGAGAAGGCCACCCCCGAGGTGGAGCTGCGCCCCTACATGTCGGCGCACCTGAAGAAGGTCGTCACCCCCGAAGAGGTCGAGAAGATGGCCAAGGGCCTCGGCGACCTGCCGGACGACGGCATCGCGTTCTTCAAGTAG
- a CDS encoding Fur family transcriptional regulator — translation MVSTDWKSDLRQRGYRLTPQRQLVLEAVDRLEHATPDDILCEVRRTASGVNISTVYRTLELLEELGLVSHAHLGHGAPTYHLADRHHHIHLVCRDCTNVIEADVDVVAEFTMKLRDTFGFETDMKHFAIFGRCADCTAKAAAAGPAPAPGSEQ, via the coding sequence GTGGTGAGCACCGACTGGAAGAGCGACCTTCGGCAGCGCGGCTACCGGCTGACGCCGCAGCGGCAGCTTGTCCTGGAAGCGGTCGACAGACTGGAACACGCGACGCCGGACGACATCCTCTGCGAGGTGCGCAGGACGGCGTCCGGTGTGAACATCTCCACCGTCTACCGGACCCTGGAGCTCCTGGAGGAGCTGGGGCTGGTCAGCCATGCCCATCTGGGGCACGGGGCACCGACGTACCACCTGGCCGACCGCCATCACCACATCCATCTGGTCTGCCGGGACTGCACGAATGTCATCGAGGCCGATGTCGACGTCGTCGCCGAGTTCACCATGAAGCTGCGGGACACATTCGGGTTCGAGACCGATATGAAGCACTTCGCGATCTTCGGCCGTTGCGCCGACTGCACGGCGAAGGCGGCGGCGGCCGGACCTGCCCCTGCTCCTGGTTCCGAGCAGTAA